In the Hyphomonadaceae bacterium BL14 genome, one interval contains:
- the accC gene encoding acetyl-CoA carboxylase biotin carboxylase subunit, with protein MFDKILIANRGEIALRIHRACREMGIATVAVHSEADANAMHVKLADESVCIGPPPAGRSYLHVPSIIAAAEVTGAQAIHPGYGFLSENARFAEIVEAHGLTFIGPKPETIRLMGDKITAKQAAVDAGIPVVPGSDGAITDMAEARKVAKSIGFPVLIKAASGGGGRGMKVAENEASLESALQTASSEAKAAFGDGSVYIEKYLGKPRHIEIQVMADEHGHVIHLGERDCSLQRRHQKVLEEAPSVALDAAARAKIGKTVTDAVKAIGYRGAGTVEFLYENGEFFFIEMNTRLQVEHPVTEAITGVDLVREQIRVAAGLELGLTQDDVKINGWSIECRINAENPNTFTPSPGKVTEFHAPGGLGVRLDSALYAGYTIPPYYDSMIGKLIVHGRDRPEALMRLKRALGEMVVGGVETTIPLHLALLEEPAFLAGDYHIRWLESWLAERNKT; from the coding sequence ATGTTCGACAAGATCCTGATCGCCAACCGGGGCGAAATTGCCCTGCGCATCCACAGGGCCTGCCGCGAAATGGGCATCGCCACGGTGGCGGTGCATTCGGAAGCCGACGCCAACGCCATGCACGTCAAGCTGGCCGATGAGAGCGTGTGCATCGGCCCGCCCCCTGCCGGGCGCAGCTATCTGCACGTGCCGTCGATCATTGCGGCCGCCGAAGTGACCGGCGCCCAGGCGATCCATCCCGGCTATGGCTTCCTGTCGGAAAACGCGCGCTTTGCCGAGATCGTGGAAGCCCATGGCCTGACCTTCATCGGCCCCAAGCCCGAAACCATCCGCCTGATGGGCGACAAGATCACCGCCAAACAGGCCGCCGTGGATGCCGGCATCCCCGTGGTGCCCGGCTCTGACGGTGCCATCACGGACATGGCCGAAGCGCGCAAGGTCGCCAAATCCATCGGCTTTCCGGTGCTGATCAAGGCCGCTTCCGGCGGCGGCGGGCGCGGGATGAAGGTCGCCGAGAACGAAGCCAGCCTGGAATCAGCCCTCCAGACCGCGTCCTCCGAAGCCAAGGCCGCCTTCGGTGATGGCTCGGTCTATATCGAGAAATATCTTGGCAAGCCGCGCCATATCGAGATCCAGGTCATGGCCGACGAGCATGGCCATGTCATCCATCTGGGCGAGCGCGACTGCTCGCTCCAGCGCCGCCACCAGAAAGTGCTCGAGGAAGCGCCGTCCGTCGCGCTGGACGCCGCCGCGCGCGCCAAGATCGGCAAAACCGTCACCGACGCAGTCAAGGCGATCGGCTATCGCGGTGCCGGCACGGTGGAGTTCCTCTACGAGAACGGCGAGTTCTTCTTCATCGAAATGAACACCCGCCTGCAGGTGGAGCATCCGGTCACCGAGGCCATCACCGGCGTCGACCTGGTGCGCGAACAGATCCGCGTCGCCGCGGGGCTGGAGCTGGGCCTCACTCAGGATGATGTAAAGATCAATGGCTGGTCCATCGAGTGCCGGATCAATGCGGAAAACCCCAACACCTTCACGCCTTCGCCGGGCAAGGTGACCGAGTTCCACGCACCGGGCGGGCTCGGCGTCCGCCTCGATTCCGCCCTCTATGCCGGCTACACGATCCCGCCCTATTACGACTCCATGATCGGCAAGCTGATCGTGCACGGGCGCGACCGGCCCGAAGCGCTGATGCGTCTGAAGCGCGCGCTGGGCGAGATGGTCGTGGGCGGGGTGGAAACCACTATTCCGCTGCATCTGGCACTGCTTGAGGAGCCGGCCTTCCTGGCGGGTGATTATCACATCCGCTGGCTGGAAAGCTGGCTGGCCGAACGCAATAAGACGTAA
- the aroQ gene encoding type II 3-dehydroquinate dehydratase, giving the protein MSDIKPVHVLNGPNLNLLGTREPEVYGRATLADIETLCREAAARHGVDIVFEQTNHEGQLVDWIQRAGREASAIVINPAAYTHTSVALLDALKGVDVPAVEVHLSQPAAREPFRAVSYAARAAAGSISGFGPMGYALGIEAAVQLARARQKTSQ; this is encoded by the coding sequence TTGTCAGACATCAAGCCCGTCCATGTGCTCAACGGTCCCAACCTGAACCTGCTCGGCACCCGCGAGCCGGAGGTTTACGGTCGCGCCACGCTGGCGGATATCGAGACGCTGTGCCGCGAGGCGGCAGCCCGCCACGGCGTGGACATCGTGTTCGAGCAGACCAATCATGAAGGTCAGCTTGTGGACTGGATCCAGCGCGCCGGGCGCGAGGCCAGCGCCATCGTGATCAACCCGGCCGCCTACACCCACACCTCGGTCGCCCTGCTCGATGCGCTCAAGGGGGTGGACGTCCCGGCTGTGGAAGTGCATCTGTCGCAACCTGCTGCGCGCGAACCGTTTCGTGCGGTGTCCTATGCAGCGCGCGCTGCGGCTGGCAGTATTTCCGGCTTTGGTCCCATGGGTTATGCCTTGGGGATAGAGGCGGCGGTGCAGCTGGCGCGCGCCCGTCAAAAAACGAGCCAGTAA
- the aat gene encoding leucyl/phenylalanyl-tRNA--protein transferase translates to MRGFGVKELLDCYARGAFPMAETRDDPRIFLLEPDVRGVLPLADFHIPRSLRRTVRQDLFHVTVNRCFEAVLRGCAAPGPGREDTWINERIASLYLELHAAGHAHSVECWRGGALAGGLYGVSLGAAFFGESMFSRQTDASKTALVHLVARLKAGGFELLDAQFLTAHLQRFGAVATPRARYKTMLSKAVAREADFFALPEGLPGAQLLQSMTQTS, encoded by the coding sequence ATGCGCGGCTTCGGGGTCAAGGAGTTACTGGACTGCTATGCGCGCGGTGCGTTTCCCATGGCGGAAACGCGCGACGATCCGCGCATCTTCCTGCTCGAGCCTGATGTGCGCGGCGTGCTGCCGCTGGCCGATTTCCACATCCCGCGCAGCCTGCGCCGGACCGTGCGCCAGGACCTGTTCCACGTAACGGTAAATCGCTGTTTCGAGGCGGTGCTGCGCGGCTGCGCGGCACCGGGTCCGGGCCGCGAAGACACCTGGATCAATGAGCGCATTGCCTCGCTCTATCTGGAACTCCACGCCGCCGGACACGCCCACTCGGTTGAGTGCTGGCGCGGCGGCGCGCTGGCGGGCGGGCTCTATGGCGTGAGTCTGGGCGCGGCCTTCTTTGGCGAAAGCATGTTCTCGCGCCAGACCGACGCGTCCAAGACCGCGCTGGTGCATCTGGTGGCGCGGCTCAAGGCCGGCGGGTTTGAGCTGCTGGACGCGCAATTCCTGACCGCGCACCTGCAGCGCTTTGGTGCCGTGGCCACGCCGCGGGCACGCTACAAAACGATGCTGTCAAAGGCGGTAGCGCGTGAGGCTGATTTCTTCGCCCTGCCCGAGGGCCTGCCGGGCGCTCAGCTTCTGCAGTCGATGACCCAGACGTCATAG
- a CDS encoding GNAT family N-acetyltransferase yields MIDIREDDLSGAQTRALLALHLAGMHAHSPPGTVHALDLSGLKTPDVTVWTAWRGGTIAGIGALKSLGGAHGEIKSMRTHPDHLRQGVAAALLDHIIAEAGARGWRRLSLETGSGPAFEASLALYRKRGFVSCEAFGGYASTTFNQFLHMDV; encoded by the coding sequence ATGATCGATATTCGCGAAGACGATTTATCCGGCGCGCAGACCCGGGCGCTGCTGGCCCTGCATCTGGCGGGCATGCACGCCCATTCGCCGCCGGGAACGGTGCATGCGCTGGATTTGTCAGGGCTCAAGACGCCGGACGTCACGGTGTGGACCGCGTGGCGGGGCGGGACGATTGCGGGCATCGGCGCGCTGAAAAGCCTTGGCGGAGCACACGGCGAGATCAAGTCAATGCGCACCCATCCCGATCATCTGCGTCAGGGCGTTGCGGCGGCGCTGCTTGATCACATCATCGCAGAAGCCGGCGCGCGCGGCTGGCGCCGCCTCAGCCTGGAGACGGGCAGCGGGCCGGCCTTCGAAGCGTCGCTGGCGCTGTACCGCAAGCGGGGTTTTGTGAGTTGCGAGGCCTTTGGCGGTTATGCCTCAACAACGTTCAACCAGTTCCTGCACATGGACGTGTAA
- a CDS encoding DUF2155 domain-containing protein: MIRSLVLTASLLISAPALAQQGDGARELSSRPGTVAMLRGLDKVTARTRDFEAPVGEAVQFGALSITVQYCRKRPPEEPPEVFAFLQVNDRRTDGFGGEDEGEQIFSGWMFASSPGLNALEHPVYDVWVIDCRS, from the coding sequence ATGATCCGCTCACTCGTCCTGACCGCGTCCCTCCTGATCTCCGCTCCCGCGCTTGCCCAGCAGGGCGACGGCGCGCGTGAGCTGTCCTCGCGCCCCGGTACGGTCGCCATGCTGCGCGGGCTCGACAAGGTCACGGCGCGCACCCGCGACTTCGAGGCACCGGTGGGCGAGGCGGTGCAGTTCGGCGCACTGTCCATCACCGTGCAGTATTGCCGCAAGCGGCCGCCCGAAGAGCCGCCTGAAGTGTTCGCCTTTCTGCAGGTCAATGACCGGCGCACGGACGGCTTTGGCGGCGAAGACGAGGGCGAGCAGATTTTCTCAGGCTGGATGTTTGCGTCGAGCCCGGGGCTGAACGCGCTTGAGCATCCGGTCTATGACGTCTGGGTCATCGACTGCAGAAGCTGA
- a CDS encoding DUF998 domain-containing protein — translation MSGQGMVPRASAPFWLALATAGWLAGVLAAGSLFYPGYDQTGQFISELGAVGAPTFPWTGWLGFVPIGILQCLFCLTAARAAPRSGLAITGFVMLAGYGAGAIAGGIFPCDAASACMPDEPSLSQTLHNTIGGGGYLIGVLGMALTGAAALGWRGGLWLGLSGLAAAGIALAALLSIDAALDWRGALQRIAEAAFLTWFIVCGVWLRRPAQT, via the coding sequence ATGTCAGGACAGGGTATGGTGCCGCGCGCATCGGCGCCGTTTTGGCTGGCGCTGGCGACGGCCGGCTGGCTGGCAGGCGTTCTGGCAGCCGGGAGCCTGTTCTATCCCGGCTATGACCAGACTGGGCAATTCATCAGCGAACTGGGAGCCGTCGGTGCGCCGACATTTCCGTGGACCGGCTGGCTTGGCTTTGTCCCGATCGGAATCCTTCAGTGCCTGTTCTGCCTCACAGCGGCGCGAGCAGCGCCCCGCTCGGGACTTGCGATCACCGGGTTCGTCATGCTGGCAGGGTATGGCGCCGGCGCCATCGCTGGCGGCATCTTTCCATGCGATGCCGCAAGCGCCTGCATGCCCGATGAGCCCAGCCTGTCCCAGACGCTGCACAACACGATCGGCGGAGGCGGGTATCTGATCGGCGTGCTCGGCATGGCGCTGACCGGCGCGGCGGCGCTCGGATGGCGGGGCGGGCTTTGGCTGGGTCTGTCAGGACTGGCGGCGGCCGGGATCGCGCTGGCCGCGTTGCTGTCCATCGACGCGGCGCTGGACTGGCGCGGCGCCCTGCAGCGCATCGCAGAGGCCGCATTCTTGACCTGGTTCATCGTGTGCGGCGTATGGCTGCGCCGTCCGGCGCAGACCTAG
- the nadA gene encoding quinolinate synthase NadA: MDGMHFTPGNDWPEAEALVYDDAVKARTDHLYDRVKDVITPMEWPVFAPLIDAINRLKVERGATILAHNYMTPEIFNCVGDITGDSLKLAQVAAEAKEDVIVQAGVHFMAETAKILSPDKTVLIPDMAAGCSLAASITGADVRAIKAAYPHLPIVTYVNTSAEVKAYSDICCTSSNAVQVVEAAAAQWGVDTVIMIPDEYLAKNVAAQTSIKILTWKGSCEVHELFTAQDIDDLRAAHPDAVILTHPECPPEVMAKADFAGSTGAMAAYVKDNAPKKAILITECSMSDNVAVENPGVAFVRPCNLCPHMKRITLKGIYEALRDMQHEVHVDPQIAEMARASLQAMLDLPRLSTPPHFDTGKAAVAVPYVAV; this comes from the coding sequence ATGGACGGCATGCATTTCACGCCCGGCAATGATTGGCCCGAAGCCGAAGCGCTGGTCTATGACGATGCGGTCAAGGCGCGCACTGATCATCTTTACGACCGGGTGAAAGATGTCATTACGCCCATGGAGTGGCCGGTCTTCGCGCCGCTGATCGACGCCATCAACCGTCTGAAGGTGGAGCGCGGCGCGACCATTCTGGCGCACAACTACATGACGCCGGAAATCTTCAACTGTGTGGGCGACATCACCGGGGACTCCCTGAAGCTCGCCCAGGTGGCCGCTGAAGCCAAGGAAGACGTGATCGTCCAGGCCGGCGTGCATTTCATGGCCGAGACCGCGAAAATCCTGTCGCCGGACAAGACGGTGCTGATTCCGGACATGGCGGCGGGCTGCTCGCTGGCGGCATCCATCACCGGTGCCGACGTGCGCGCCATCAAGGCGGCCTATCCGCACCTGCCCATCGTGACCTATGTGAACACGTCGGCCGAGGTGAAGGCGTATTCCGACATTTGCTGCACCTCGTCCAACGCCGTGCAGGTGGTGGAAGCGGCCGCCGCGCAATGGGGCGTGGATACGGTGATCATGATCCCCGATGAATATCTCGCCAAGAACGTCGCCGCCCAGACCAGCATCAAGATCCTCACCTGGAAGGGTTCGTGCGAGGTGCACGAACTGTTCACGGCGCAGGACATTGACGATCTGCGCGCCGCCCACCCCGATGCAGTGATCCTGACCCACCCCGAATGCCCGCCTGAGGTGATGGCGAAGGCCGATTTCGCCGGCTCCACCGGTGCCATGGCGGCCTATGTGAAGGATAATGCGCCCAAAAAGGCCATCCTGATCACCGAGTGCTCGATGAGCGACAATGTGGCGGTTGAGAATCCGGGTGTGGCGTTCGTGCGCCCCTGTAATCTGTGCCCCCACATGAAGCGGATCACGCTCAAGGGCATTTACGAAGCCCTGCGCGACATGCAGCACGAGGTTCATGTGGACCCGCAGATCGCGGAGATGGCGCGCGCCAGCCTGCAGGCCATGCTGGATCTGCCGCGCCTGTCCACGCCTCCGCACTTTGACACCGGCAAGGCAGCTGTCGCCGTGCCGTATGTGGCAGTCTGA
- a CDS encoding thiazole synthase produces the protein MTDTPSTAPAAAPVDAPLVVAGRTLASRLIIGTGKYESYEQNARALEASGAEMITVAVRRVNLSDPSQPRLVDFIDPEKYIFLPNTAGCFTGEDAVRTLRLAREAGGWSLVKLEVLSDPKHLYPDMAETLRATELLIKEGFDVMVYCSDDPVYARKLEEAGACAIMPLGAPIGSGLGIQNPVNIRLIIEAAKVPVIVDAGVGTASDAAIAMELGCDGVLMNTAIAEARDPIRMARAMKHAVIAGREAYLAGRMRKKLYADPSSPLGGLI, from the coding sequence ATGACCGATACCCCATCGACCGCCCCCGCCGCCGCACCCGTTGACGCCCCTCTGGTGGTGGCCGGGCGCACGCTCGCCTCGCGCCTGATCATCGGGACGGGCAAGTATGAAAGCTACGAACAGAACGCCCGCGCGCTCGAAGCGTCGGGGGCGGAGATGATTACCGTGGCGGTGCGCCGGGTGAATCTGTCCGACCCGTCCCAGCCGCGCCTGGTCGATTTCATCGATCCTGAAAAATACATCTTCTTGCCCAACACGGCCGGCTGCTTTACCGGCGAGGATGCCGTGCGCACGCTGCGCCTGGCGCGCGAGGCAGGCGGCTGGTCGCTGGTGAAGCTGGAAGTACTGTCCGACCCCAAACACCTCTATCCGGACATGGCCGAGACGCTGCGCGCCACGGAACTTCTCATCAAGGAGGGGTTCGACGTGATGGTCTATTGTTCCGACGACCCGGTCTATGCGCGCAAGCTCGAAGAGGCCGGCGCGTGCGCGATCATGCCGCTGGGCGCGCCCATCGGCTCGGGGCTCGGCATCCAGAACCCGGTCAATATTCGTTTGATCATCGAGGCGGCCAAGGTGCCGGTGATCGTCGATGCGGGCGTGGGGACAGCGTCGGATGCGGCCATCGCCATGGAGCTGGGCTGCGATGGCGTGCTGATGAACACCGCCATCGCCGAAGCCAGAGACCCGATCCGCATGGCGCGCGCCATGAAGCATGCGGTCATTGCGGGGCGCGAGGCGTATCTGGCCGGGCGCATGCGCAAGAAGCTCTACGCCGATCCGTCCAGCCCGCTGGGTGGATTGATTTAG
- a CDS encoding DsbA family protein has protein sequence MIRPLAACAIAALLTGCSDAAGPEPDRAEIETVVREYIAANPEMIEDALVELRRRAEAREAQQLRDAAVALTGALFADARDPFLGAQDAVVTVVEFTDYACAFCKRAHEWKELMLTLYPGQVRFVHKTLPLRGEASEISALAALSVWEGQRDVYEAFHDGLMVHRGALDQAALDEVAEAAGVDVAAMRAGMLSPAVEAHLDRTFELANQLNLRGTPMFLFPGDVIIPGYAPPEMTAALEAALQAAGDEPADG, from the coding sequence ATGATCCGCCCCCTCGCCGCTTGCGCCATCGCCGCCCTGCTCACCGGCTGCAGCGATGCTGCCGGCCCTGAGCCGGACCGCGCCGAAATCGAGACGGTGGTGCGTGAGTATATCGCGGCGAACCCTGAAATGATCGAGGACGCGCTGGTGGAGCTGCGCCGCCGCGCCGAAGCGCGCGAAGCCCAGCAATTGCGCGATGCCGCCGTGGCGCTGACCGGTGCCCTGTTCGCCGACGCGCGTGATCCGTTCCTGGGCGCTCAGGACGCGGTCGTCACCGTGGTGGAGTTCACCGACTATGCCTGCGCTTTCTGCAAGCGCGCCCATGAGTGGAAGGAGCTGATGCTCACCCTGTATCCCGGCCAGGTGCGCTTTGTGCACAAAACCCTGCCCCTGCGCGGCGAGGCGTCGGAAATCTCAGCTCTGGCCGCCTTGTCGGTTTGGGAAGGCCAGCGCGATGTCTACGAGGCCTTCCATGATGGCCTGATGGTGCATCGCGGCGCGCTGGACCAGGCCGCGCTGGACGAGGTCGCCGAGGCGGCCGGCGTCGACGTGGCGGCCATGCGCGCCGGCATGCTCAGCCCCGCAGTGGAAGCCCATCTCGACCGCACGTTCGAGTTGGCCAACCAGCTCAATCTGCGCGGCACGCCCATGTTCCTGTTTCCCGGCGACGTGATCATCCCCGGCTACGCCCCGCCGGAAATGACCGCCGCGCTGGAAGCGGCGCTCCAGGCGGCGGGCGATGAACCGGCGGACGGCTAG
- the nadC gene encoding carboxylating nicotinate-nucleotide diphosphorylase — MNIPPVPRGIVAEIVSMTLDEDLGGRGDLTSLATIPHGARAKFVIAARTDGVLAGMQAADEVFDQVDETVDVQWLVRDGGELQAGATVARISGPARSILTAERAALNFLGRLSGVATLTRRYAAAIAGTGCVVAHTRKTTPGLRALELQAVRAGGGASHRFGLDDAVLIKDNHVAVCGGAGEAVRRARAFCGHMTRIAVEIDRLDQLAEVLDAGAESVLLDNFSLDDLRLAVATANGRVTLEASGGVTLETIRAIADTGVDLISVGALTHSAPVLDLGLDAV; from the coding sequence ATGAACATCCCGCCAGTCCCGCGCGGCATCGTCGCGGAAATCGTGTCGATGACGCTGGATGAGGATCTGGGGGGGCGGGGCGATCTGACATCGCTGGCCACCATCCCGCACGGTGCCCGGGCCAAATTCGTCATCGCGGCGCGCACCGATGGCGTGCTGGCGGGCATGCAGGCCGCGGACGAGGTCTTCGATCAGGTTGATGAAACGGTCGACGTGCAATGGCTTGTCCGCGATGGCGGGGAGCTGCAGGCGGGCGCGACCGTGGCGCGGATCAGCGGCCCGGCCCGGTCCATCCTGACGGCGGAGCGGGCGGCATTGAATTTCCTGGGGCGGCTGTCGGGCGTAGCGACGCTGACCCGGCGCTATGCGGCGGCCATTGCCGGCACGGGCTGCGTGGTCGCCCATACCCGCAAGACCACGCCGGGACTCAGAGCCCTGGAATTGCAGGCCGTGCGCGCCGGGGGCGGGGCCTCACACCGCTTCGGGCTGGATGACGCCGTCCTGATCAAGGACAATCACGTGGCCGTTTGCGGCGGCGCGGGCGAGGCGGTGCGCCGGGCGCGCGCCTTCTGTGGTCACATGACGCGCATCGCGGTTGAGATCGACCGGCTCGACCAGCTCGCCGAGGTGCTGGATGCCGGCGCGGAAAGCGTGCTGCTGGACAATTTCTCGCTGGACGATCTGCGCCTGGCCGTCGCCACCGCCAACGGCCGGGTGACGCTGGAAGCGTCGGGCGGCGTGACGCTGGAGACCATCCGCGCCATCGCCGACACCGGCGTGGACTTGATCAGCGTCGGCGCACTGACCCATTCGGCACCCGTGTTGGATCTGGGGCTGGATGCGGTCTGA
- a CDS encoding L-aspartate oxidase: MTRPVIIAGAGIAGLWTALHAAPRRVILLTGAPLGQGASTAWAQGGVAAALGRDDAPDLHAADTVAAGAGLVDDEAARILAEAGPAEVEALYALGAPFERAEDGAWALSREAAHGRARVARVKGDQAGAGILAALIKAVREAGHVDIREGWRAEALLPASNGGCAGVLARGTDGVLAALEGDVVLATGSLCGLYAVTTTPWTSQGQALAMAAGLGAVIRDPEFVQFHPTAIDIGRDPAPLATEALRGEGATLIDRAGCRFMRAVHPQAELAPRDVVARAVHRQRRTGKGAFLDARAAVGEAFPERFPAVFAACMSAGIDPRVTPIPVAPAAHYHMGGIATDFDGYTGVPGLYAVGECAAPGVHGANRLASNSLLDGLVFGHRAAAALREAPARQVAAGRAEAPPLLPGPALQRLRQVMSAEAGVERDGAGLSRLIAVIDDLEARYGAAHALIAARLTAVAALARTESRGAHFRQDFPMTDCVARSTRLTLEAARALAPRLPAAGVAE, from the coding sequence ATGACCCGCCCCGTCATCATTGCCGGTGCCGGCATAGCCGGTCTTTGGACCGCGCTTCACGCTGCCCCGCGCCGCGTGATCCTGCTCACCGGCGCGCCGCTGGGTCAGGGCGCGTCCACCGCCTGGGCCCAGGGCGGCGTTGCGGCGGCGCTGGGGCGTGATGATGCGCCGGACCTGCATGCGGCGGACACGGTCGCGGCGGGTGCGGGCCTTGTAGACGACGAGGCGGCGCGGATTCTGGCTGAAGCCGGACCGGCCGAGGTCGAGGCGCTGTACGCGCTGGGCGCGCCGTTCGAGCGCGCTGAAGATGGCGCATGGGCCTTGTCGCGTGAGGCGGCTCATGGCCGCGCGCGTGTGGCGCGGGTCAAGGGCGATCAGGCCGGCGCCGGCATTCTGGCAGCTCTGATCAAAGCCGTGCGCGAAGCCGGTCATGTGGATATTCGTGAAGGCTGGCGGGCTGAAGCCCTGTTGCCGGCGTCCAATGGCGGCTGCGCGGGTGTTCTGGCGCGCGGGACGGATGGCGTTCTGGCGGCGCTGGAGGGCGATGTGGTGCTGGCCACAGGCTCGCTGTGCGGGCTCTACGCCGTGACCACCACGCCCTGGACAAGCCAGGGCCAGGCGCTGGCCATGGCCGCCGGGCTGGGCGCGGTGATCCGCGATCCCGAATTTGTCCAGTTCCACCCCACGGCCATCGATATCGGGCGCGATCCGGCACCGCTGGCCACCGAGGCGCTGCGCGGCGAGGGTGCCACTTTGATCGACCGGGCAGGGTGCCGCTTCATGCGCGCGGTGCATCCCCAAGCCGAGCTGGCACCACGCGACGTGGTCGCCCGGGCCGTCCACCGCCAGCGCCGCACCGGCAAGGGCGCGTTCCTTGATGCGCGTGCCGCTGTGGGCGAGGCTTTTCCCGAGCGCTTCCCCGCCGTGTTTGCCGCCTGCATGAGCGCCGGGATCGATCCGCGCGTGACACCGATTCCGGTCGCGCCGGCGGCGCACTATCACATGGGAGGCATTGCCACGGATTTCGACGGCTATACCGGCGTGCCGGGGCTGTATGCCGTGGGCGAATGTGCAGCGCCGGGTGTGCACGGTGCCAATCGCCTGGCGTCCAACTCTCTGCTGGACGGGCTGGTGTTCGGACACCGCGCCGCTGCAGCGCTGCGCGAGGCGCCGGCCCGACAGGTAGCAGCGGGGCGGGCTGAAGCGCCGCCCCTGCTGCCCGGTCCTGCGCTGCAGCGCCTGCGTCAGGTGATGAGCGCGGAAGCGGGCGTGGAGCGTGATGGTGCCGGCCTCTCGCGCCTGATCGCTGTCATTGATGATCTGGAAGCGCGTTACGGTGCCGCCCATGCGCTGATCGCCGCGCGCCTGACCGCTGTGGCAGCGCTGGCGCGCACCGAAAGCCGCGGCGCGCATTTCCGTCAGGATTTCCCGATGACGGATTGTGTGGCCCGCTCGACCCGCCTGACCCTTGAGGCGGCGCGCGCTCTGGCGCCACGCCTGCCCGCCGCCGGAGTGGCCGAATGA
- a CDS encoding NADH:ubiquinone oxidoreductase subunit NDUFA12, which yields MLGFLSKIFTWWNGASAGAAWTIWRSGEQVGEDQFGNRYFQERKAGTGADGKTRRWVVYKGYADASRVPSDWHGWLHHTFDDAPSEETMARRPWELDHEPNHTGTLRAYRPAGSLNFGSRRLRQETSSDYEPWTPGE from the coding sequence ATGCTCGGCTTTCTGTCCAAGATATTCACCTGGTGGAATGGCGCGTCGGCTGGTGCGGCCTGGACCATCTGGCGTTCGGGCGAGCAGGTGGGCGAGGACCAGTTCGGCAATCGGTACTTCCAGGAGCGCAAGGCCGGCACCGGTGCCGACGGCAAGACGCGCCGCTGGGTGGTGTACAAGGGCTATGCCGACGCCTCGCGCGTGCCGTCGGACTGGCATGGCTGGCTGCACCACACATTTGATGATGCGCCGAGCGAAGAGACGATGGCGCGCCGCCCGTGGGAGCTGGACCATGAGCCCAACCATACCGGCACGCTGCGCGCCTACCGCCCAGCCGGCTCTCTGAACTTCGGGTCCCGGCGTCTGCGTCAGGAAACCTCGTCCGATTATGAACCGTGGACACCGGGCGAATAG
- the accB gene encoding acetyl-CoA carboxylase biotin carboxyl carrier protein has product MASNPSGPQGDAKFVRELAKILKDTDLTEIEVERGDLKIRVAREFPAAPAVHYAAAPVQAAAPAPAAVSAPVPAAASAPEAAAADPKTHPGAVNSPMVGTCYLRPSPDADLFKKAGDAVKEGETILLIEAMKTFNPITAPKSGKLIEILVAEAQPVEYGEPLFIIG; this is encoded by the coding sequence ATGGCGTCCAACCCGTCCGGCCCGCAGGGCGATGCGAAGTTCGTGCGCGAACTGGCCAAAATCCTCAAAGACACCGATCTCACCGAGATCGAGGTGGAGCGCGGCGACCTGAAAATCCGCGTCGCGCGTGAGTTTCCTGCAGCCCCGGCGGTCCACTACGCCGCCGCCCCGGTCCAGGCCGCAGCGCCCGCACCCGCGGCCGTCAGCGCGCCGGTCCCTGCTGCTGCCAGCGCGCCCGAAGCGGCCGCCGCTGACCCCAAGACCCATCCCGGCGCGGTCAACTCGCCCATGGTCGGCACCTGCTATTTGCGCCCCAGCCCGGACGCGGACCTGTTCAAGAAGGCCGGCGACGCGGTGAAGGAAGGCGAGACCATTTTGCTGATCGAGGCGATGAAAACCTTCAACCCGATCACCGCGCCCAAATCCGGCAAGCTGATTGAGATCCTCGTCGCCGAGGCCCAGCCTGTCGAATACGGCGAGCCTCTTTTCATCATCGGCTGA
- the thiS gene encoding sulfur carrier protein ThiS, with amino-acid sequence MPKITIELNGETRQVDAGLTLAGLLEALALDPRKVAVERNLEIAPRGQYAAITIEQGDRLEIVQFVGGG; translated from the coding sequence ATGCCAAAGATCACGATTGAGCTCAATGGCGAGACGCGCCAGGTAGATGCCGGACTGACGCTGGCCGGCCTGCTTGAGGCGCTGGCGCTGGATCCGCGCAAGGTGGCGGTGGAGCGCAATCTGGAGATCGCGCCGCGCGGCCAGTACGCCGCGATCACCATCGAACAGGGCGACCGGCTGGAGATCGTGCAGTTTGTCGGGGGCGGGTGA